In a genomic window of Bos mutus isolate GX-2022 chromosome 6, NWIPB_WYAK_1.1, whole genome shotgun sequence:
- the GPRIN3 gene encoding G protein-regulated inducer of neurite outgrowth 3, with product MGTVPDPLRSAKTSLIAASGEEEGLGEVQVASPQPRPEVLSENTNGLSSTPAEPDLSPRTAAKALMQASEHVPTQAAMSSPDIVSEVGKASPTLNSPGNTQLSGGREPTVPALCSAAGKDLIPATFTMPANQHIHPVVPGNQPHASPQSGPEDTLVKSQRTADGGQPEKSSCPVVVICGKDQMPCDFLSQETMQGIVQTEDTAARSFSPTSATVGGPEAERQQAVCTSQTRSCGSPTGEDGCSGNKPPSAATSDTQAMTSVIPQPSHLPSNGSTFPPDPEKVPLAAQPQVSRFKEASTMTSQAENEIKKTPPRAQQDAEVQAVASVQSRSASTSPSILAAFLKETPAPERFEQEQLRVICHGSANHTLELSENTLDPREAGQCRDLMPAVHIQTATAVSAAFQGENKSGSLPGEVLKTSAINVSSSDAQETCKQDGKSAGMTLAGQELTFRQLSGTTSTSLKASPSDQTSLSAGRQVETGHGLGKCETKPSEFAVATTSGHKPDPDCKLSDYCGPASRADQSRSLDLTNQGDAREKKLASPQIMKEQESPGIDILEVRARAEAKSLLLNPKSQESGGVASGASPTPSPVRRSQEGTGEENRQTKTAASLSLPSDAIGDSSPGSGKRTPSRSVKASPRRASRVSEFLKEQKLNVTAAAAQVGLTPGEKKKQLSADSKLQLKQSKRVRDVVWDEQGMTWEVYGASLDPESLGIAIQNHLQRQIREHEKLIKAQSGQSRRSISSDTSSNKKLKGRQHSVFQSMLQNFRRPTCCIRPAPSSVLD from the coding sequence ATGGGGACTGTACCTGACCCTCTGAGATCAGCCAAAACATCCCTGATTGCAGCTTCTGGAGAAGAAGAGGGCCTGGGAGAGGTGCAGGTTGCCTCGCCCCAGCCTCGACCAGAAGTCCTGAGTGAGAACACCAATGGCCTTTCCAGCACTCCTGCAGAGCCAGACCTCAGCCCCAGAACAGCTGCCAAGGCCCTGATGCAGGCCAGTGAGCATGTGCCCACGCAGGCAGCCATGTCCTCTCCTGACATTGTCAGTGAGGTGGGGAAGGCATCTCCCACACTCAACTCTCCTGGCAATACTCAGCTGTCAGGGGGCAGAGAGCCCACAGTACCAGCCCTGTGTTCTGCAGCAGGCAAGGATCTAATACCTGCAACATTTACAATGCCAGCCAATCAGCACATCCACCCAGTTGTCCCAGGCAACCAGCCCCATGCCAGCCCCCAGTCAGGGCCTGAAGATACCCTGGTGAAATCACAGAGAACTGCAGATGGAGGGCAACCTGAGAAGTCAAGTTGTCCGGTGGTGGTCATCTGTGGCAAAGATCAAATGCcctgtgattttctttctcaagaaacAATGCAGGGAATAGTGCAAACTGAAGATACAGCAGCCAGGTCGTTCAGTCCTACTTCCGCTACTGTAGGTGGACCCGAAGCAGAAAGGCAGCAAGCTGTTTGCACTTCCCAGACAAGGTCCTGTGGCTCTCCAACAGGAGAAGATGGATGTTCGGGGAACAAACCACCCTCTGCCGCCACCTCAGACACCCAGGCCATGACTTCGGTGATTCCTCAACCATCCCACCTCCCTAGCAACGGATCCACGTTTCCTCCAGATCCAGAGAAGGTGCCGCTGGCAGCACAGCCTCAAGTGTCAAGGTTTAAAGAAGCAAGTACGATGACCAGCCAAGCTGAAAATGAGATCAAGAAAACCCCGCCCAGGGCTCAGCAAGATGCCGAGGTGCAGGCAGTGGCGAGTGTCCAGAGCAGATCGGCGTCCACCAGCCCCAGCATCCTCGCTGCATTCTTAAAGGAAACCCCTGCTCCAGAGCGGTTCGAACAAGAACAGCTGCGTGTCATTTGCCACGGCAGCGCGAACCACACGTTGGAGCTGTCTGAGAACACCCTAGACCCCAGGGAGGCGGGTCAGTGCCGTGACCTTATGCCAGCGGTGCACATCCAGACAGCTACAGCTGTTTCTGCAGCTTTCCAAGGAGAAAATAAGTCAGGGAGCCTACCGGGGGAGGTCCTTAAAACCTCAGCCATCAACGTGTCATCCAGTGATGCTCAGGAGACGTGTAAACAAGACGGGAAATCAGCGGGAATGACCCTAGCAGGGCAAGAGCTTACCTTTAGACAGCTTTCGGGTACTACTTCTACCTCCCTGAAAGCTAGCCCCAGTGACCAGACTTCTCTTAGCGCAGGACGTCAAGTTGAAACAGGTCACGGATTAGGGAAATGTGAAACGAAGCCATCTGAGTTTGCAGTGGCAACCACCAGTGGCCACAAACCAGACCCCGACTGCAAACTCTCCGACTACTGTGGCCCTGCCAGCAGAGCCGACCAGTCCAGGAGCTTGGATCTCACTAATCAAGGGGATGCAAGAGAGAAGAAGCTTGCGTCTCCTCAGATAATGAAAGAACAAGAATCTCCTGGCATCGATATCCTGGAGGTGAGGGCAAGGGCAGAGGCCAAAAGCCTACTGCTCAATCCTAAATCTCAAGAAAGTGGAGGCGTGGCATCAGGTGCCAGCCCTACACCCTCCCCAGTTAGAAGGAGCCAGGAGGGCACTGGGGAAGAAAACAGACAGACCAAGACAGCTGCCAGCCTAAGCCTGCCGTCGGATGCCATTGGGGACTCTAGTCCTGGCTCTGGCAAAAGGACCCCTTCTCGCTCCGTCAAAGCCAGCCCCCGCCGGGCCAGCCGAGTCAGCGAGTTCCTCAAGGAGCAGAAGTTAAACGTGACAGCTGCTGCCGCCCAGGTGGGACTCACTCCAGGAGAGAAGAAGAAGCAGCTGAGTGCCGACTCCAAGCTCCAGTTGAAACAGTCCAAGCGTGTCCGGGACGTGGTGTGGGACGAGCAGGGCATGACCTGGGAGGTGTATGGCGCTTCCCTGGACCCGGAGTCCCTGGGCATCGCCATACAGAACCATTTACAAAGACAGATCAGAGAACACGAGAAGTTAATCAAAGCTCAAAGCGGCCAGAGCCGGAGGTCCATCTCCTCAGATACTTCTTCTAATAAAAAGCTCAAAGGCAGGCAGCACAGCGTTTTCCAGTCCATGCTGCAGAACTTTCGACGCCCCACCTGCTGCATTCGTCCTGCTCCTTCTTCTGTGTTAGATTGA